The Lacipirellulaceae bacterium nucleotide sequence AGTGCATTGGATTACCAGACCCCAGCGGCATTCGCCGCCAGCAGGCTTGCTTCCGTTCGGCCTACGGCCTCACTCCAGCAAGCCTGCTGCAGTAACCCCGATTCTCTCACTTAGGCTGGTACTGAAAACGGGGGAAGGTCAAAAGCGACATTCAAACCTCCAACGAATCCCGTATGGTGGCATCCCGTCATTGACCGGGGGCCAAAGAGCTGCTTATGTGACTCGCGTAGCTTGCCTCAAGAGGCTAAACTATTTGACTCCTGTCTCGGCGAATGCATTAGTGATATCACCAGTAAAGCGTCTGTCGAGGTAGGTTTCCATGAACGATTCTCCCGCCGAAAATTTCCATTCACTTCTCAAGAAGTTCGATCAAGGCATGCTTGTCACGCGATCTGCGGATGGCCAGATCCGCAGTCGCCCGATGCAGATTGCCGGTTGCGACGCAGACTCGGATCTTTGGTTCGTAACAACGAAGGAGACGGGTAAAGTTACCGACATCGACAATGACAGTCACGTTTGTGTTGCTCTCCGTGATGGTCGGACCTTCCTTTCGCTCAGCGGAAAAGCACGTGTTGTTACTGATCAGACCAAGCTCGACGAGTTGTGGAGCGAAGCCTGGCGTGTCTGGTTTCCCGATGGTAAGGAGGATCCCAACTTAGTACTTATTCATATTGATGCGACCGAGGGCGAGTATTGGGACCAGTCGGGACTTAAAGGATTAAAATATCTTTTCAAAGCTGGCAAAGCCTATCTGGCTGGCCAACGCCCAGAGCTAGACGAAGAGTCACACAGCAAGGTGCAGCTCTAGCAAGGAGCATATAGGCGGCAAGTCTCCCTGACCGTGGTATCTACCGTCATCCGCGTTCCCTACACTCACCACTTCCATCTAGTGACGCACCAGAGTTGCTGATTTCCATAGACAGAGCGGTTCGAAATGACTGAAGAACTACAGCAAATCGACGCACTCCAGTCTCAAGACTGGCAGTTACTTCACGATGCAGTTCGTTACCTGGAATCCTCAAGTTGGGCGGACAAGTTGGCGTCCACTTTGGGAGTGCCCGTCGAGACCCTGATGGGACGACTTCCAAGCCCGCTGAGGAAGCGACTGGAAGGAACGATTGAAGGTGTCTTGAGCCGTGCTTACGATATCGCCTTAGCGACACACGGCACCGGAGGCGACGACTCAACCTCGAATGTTGGACACAAACTGCT carries:
- a CDS encoding pyridoxamine 5'-phosphate oxidase family protein; this translates as MNDSPAENFHSLLKKFDQGMLVTRSADGQIRSRPMQIAGCDADSDLWFVTTKETGKVTDIDNDSHVCVALRDGRTFLSLSGKARVVTDQTKLDELWSEAWRVWFPDGKEDPNLVLIHIDATEGEYWDQSGLKGLKYLFKAGKAYLAGQRPELDEESHSKVQL